Sequence from the Maribellus comscasis genome:
ACAATAAAGAACTCATTGATTTTGCTCACGCGCTTGAACAGGTTTGTATTGAAACCGTAGAGAGTGGAAAGATGACCAAAGATTTGGCTTTGATTATTCACGGCAAAGATTTAAAGGAAGAACATTACCTGACAACAGAGGAATTTCTTTCAGCACTGGATGAAAACCTGCAGATTAAACTAAATCAATAGTTTAAGAAAATAAAACAAATTTCTTATCTTAGGATAATTTGATAGTTACGAATGACAGACACTACACAAATACAAAACGGACAACTTCAAGTACCCGGCAAGCCTGTAATTCCTTTTATTGAAGGAGATGGGATTGGCAAAGATATTTCATTGCCTTCGCAAAAAGTACTTGATGCCGCCGTTGAAAAAGCATACGGAAATTCGAGAAAGATTATTTGGAAAGAAGTTTTAGCAGGAGAGAAAGCGTTTCGGGAAACCGGAAATTACCTGCCGGATGAAACGATTGAAGCTTTTAGAGAACATTTAATCGGTATTAAAGGTCCATTACAAACACCCGTCGGCGAAGGAATCCGCTCACTCAATGTAGCACTTCGGCAAACACTTGATCTTTTTGTTTGTCTCCGCCCCGTACGTTGGTTTAAGGGAGTACCTTCACCGGTGCGTTTCCCATCCCTGGTGGATATGCATATTTTCCGTGAAAATACAGAGGATATATATGCCGGCATTGAATACATGACCGGTGAACTGGATGCAAAAAAGTTCAGAGACTTTTTAGTTAATGAAATGGGCGTGGACAAGATTCGTTTCCCCGAATCTTCGTCTTTTGGTATAAAACCGGTTTCAAAAGAAGGTTCCGAAAGATTAATCAGGGCTGCCATCAAATATGCAATTCAAAGGCAACTTCCTTCGGTTACCCTTGTTCACAAAGGGAATATTATGAAATTTACCGAAGGGGCTTTCAAAATTTGGGGATATGATTTGGCCGAAAACGAATTTGCCAACCACACTTTTACGTGGAGACAATTCGAAAACATCAAAAAAGAAAAAGGCCAGATGGATGCCGAAAAAGCGCTGAATGAAGCAAAGAAAGCAGGGAAAGTAATTGTAAAAGACGTAATTACTGATGCTTTCCTTCAGGAGTCGTTGTTACGCCCCTACGATCATTCAGTGATTGCAACAATGAACTTGAACGGTGATTATATTTCTGACCAACTTGCAGCTATGGTTGGGGGAATCGGAATTTCTCCGGGTGCCAATATCAATTACAAAAATGGATATGCCATTTTTGAAGCAACACATGGAACCGCTCCCAATATTGCCGGAACCGGCAATGCAAATCCAAGCTCACTTATTCTTTCCGGCGTAATGATGCTGGAATATATGGGATGGGATGAAGCAGCTGAACACGTTTACGATGCAATGGAACACACTTTTGCAAAACGAAGAGTTACATCTGATTTATACGCTCAAATGGAAGGAGCGACATTGATGACCACTTCTGAGTTTGCCGAAGAGATAATTAAAAATATGCATTGACATTCACGATAATTAATAACAAATACAAATACAATGGAATATATTAAGTACAGATTTTATCAAAAAGCCAGCAGATGCTCCAAAGAATTCCAGCGTCTAAAAAGCGAACACGCCGATGTGGTTTTGGGCCAGGTAACACTTGGACAAGTTTTAACAGGAATGAAAGGAATTCCTTTACTGGTTACCGACACTTCAAAATTAGACCCGGAAGAAGGTATTCGTTTTAAAGGATATTCAATTCCTGAATTACAGCAAAAATTACCAAAAATTAATCCGGAAGGGGAACCAATTCCGGAAGGATTGTTCTACCTGATGTTAATTGGCGAGATCCCGTCGCAGGAAGACGCTTTAAATCTTTCAAAAGACTGGGCTACACGTTCACATGTGCCACAGCATGTTTTTGATGTTATTGATGCCATGCCAAAAACTTCGAAACCAATGACTCAGTTTAGTGCTGCGATAGTTTCAATGGCTACGGAATCAATCTTCCAAAAAGCATATCGGGCAGGAGTTGGTAAAAAATTCTATTGGGATGCTACCTACGAAGATGTTATGAACCTTATTGCACGATTGCCTCGTATAGCAGCCTATATTTATCGTCGTCAATTCCACAACAGCGACCATATCGAACCAAACCCAAGGATGGACTGGGCTGGAAACCTGGCTCACATGATGGGATTTGATTCCGAAGATATTCGTCGCTTATTCCGCCTGTATATGATAATTCACGCCGACCACGAAGGTGGAAACGTTTCGGCACACACGGCACATCTCGTAGGTTCTGCTTTAAGCAATCCGTATTATGCTTATTCTGCGGCAATGAACGGACTTGCAGGTCCTCTTCATGGTTTTGCCAACCAGGATGTTATTTTCTGGATGTTCGAAATGCTTGAAGATTTGGATACCGATACGCCAACCGACGAACAAGTTGAAGCATACTGCAAAAAAACATTGGAAGAAGGAAGAGTTATTCCCGGATACGGACATGCTGTTCTTCGTAAAACTGACCCAAGATTTACCGCCCAGCAGGACTTCGCGAACAAATACATCAAAGACGACAAAATGGTAAACCTTGCCAATCAGTTGTACAAGGTTGTTCCTCCAATTCTGGGTTCTATTGGTAAAATTAAAAACCCGTGGCCTAATGTTGATGCCTACAGTGGTTCACTTCTTTACCATTACGGAATTAAAGAATATACCTTCTACACCGTGTTATTTGGTGTATCAAGAGCCTTAGGTGTGCTTGCATCGTTGGTTAACGATCGCATTTACGGTATGCCTATTGAACGACCAACATCTCATCCCTTGAGCTGGTTTTTGGAACAGGCTCAGGGCGAAAAAGGAAGTTGTTAAAAATAAAATAACTCAAAAAAAGCCGGTGGTGCCGGCTTTTTTTTGCCTGGATTGAAAGCCAAACAGAATTTCACCATCTATCTAAACTTTACTGAAGTTGCCATTTAAAATTTGAATTTTTAAGAATTTCAAAAGACAATTGGCAAACCACTATTCACAGAAACCGATTTGAAGGTTACACAACAAACCAATAACTGCAGAAGAAAATCCGACAAACCTCTCCCCCAGCCAGATTGATTAAGTCAGAGTAATTTTTCAGCTAAACCAATCACTTCCTGATTTGTTAGAAAAGTATTCAGAAAATATGTAATATGCAATTAAATAAAGCGATACAAAACAGATGGAGCCCGCGCGGATTTAGTAAAACTCCTGTTTCCGATGAAATGATAAAATTGTTATTTGAAGCTGCTCGCTGGGCCCCTTCTTCCAGAAATGAGCAACCCTGGACTTATTTTTTTGCTCAGCGGGAAAACTCAAAAATATTTGATGAATTTGTCGGGCTTTTAACCGGAAATAACCCGTTATGGG
This genomic interval carries:
- a CDS encoding citrate (Si)-synthase → MEYIKYRFYQKASRCSKEFQRLKSEHADVVLGQVTLGQVLTGMKGIPLLVTDTSKLDPEEGIRFKGYSIPELQQKLPKINPEGEPIPEGLFYLMLIGEIPSQEDALNLSKDWATRSHVPQHVFDVIDAMPKTSKPMTQFSAAIVSMATESIFQKAYRAGVGKKFYWDATYEDVMNLIARLPRIAAYIYRRQFHNSDHIEPNPRMDWAGNLAHMMGFDSEDIRRLFRLYMIIHADHEGGNVSAHTAHLVGSALSNPYYAYSAAMNGLAGPLHGFANQDVIFWMFEMLEDLDTDTPTDEQVEAYCKKTLEEGRVIPGYGHAVLRKTDPRFTAQQDFANKYIKDDKMVNLANQLYKVVPPILGSIGKIKNPWPNVDAYSGSLLYHYGIKEYTFYTVLFGVSRALGVLASLVNDRIYGMPIERPTSHPLSWFLEQAQGEKGSC
- the icd gene encoding NADP-dependent isocitrate dehydrogenase; the encoded protein is MTDTTQIQNGQLQVPGKPVIPFIEGDGIGKDISLPSQKVLDAAVEKAYGNSRKIIWKEVLAGEKAFRETGNYLPDETIEAFREHLIGIKGPLQTPVGEGIRSLNVALRQTLDLFVCLRPVRWFKGVPSPVRFPSLVDMHIFRENTEDIYAGIEYMTGELDAKKFRDFLVNEMGVDKIRFPESSSFGIKPVSKEGSERLIRAAIKYAIQRQLPSVTLVHKGNIMKFTEGAFKIWGYDLAENEFANHTFTWRQFENIKKEKGQMDAEKALNEAKKAGKVIVKDVITDAFLQESLLRPYDHSVIATMNLNGDYISDQLAAMVGGIGISPGANINYKNGYAIFEATHGTAPNIAGTGNANPSSLILSGVMMLEYMGWDEAAEHVYDAMEHTFAKRRVTSDLYAQMEGATLMTTSEFAEEIIKNMH